The region TGACACGAATAATAATGGCATTATAGATGCTCAAGATAATTCGTCTCTCGGCTCTGCGGCCTTTCTGGGAGGAGACGCTACAATTAATATTGTGCCGCAGTTACTGACCCCTACAACGCAGTATTATATTATCAGTTGTGACATTGATACCGGTGCGGTTGTAGGGGCATCACTGGGAGTACAGTTGAAAGATGCAAACAGTTTCTCGGTGGCAGCCCCTGATTTTGTATCTTCGCAAAACCTGCCGTTATCGTCGTCTTTGCCGATAGTTCGTGATATCAGGACGCCCACTAAGCCAATCGTTACCGCAGATAGCGCTTTTACCAGCCATTTCCAGGAGATGAATGCAGCCTGGCAATCGCAAGTGATTGGTGGCACGATTGCAGACAGTCAATATGCAATTGGATCAACGCCCGGCGGAGTGGACGCAAAAAACTGGACTTCAAATGGTACCAATCAGACAATACTGGCACAGGGCTTGTCGCTGAACGATGGGACGACTTACTATATATCCGTAAAAACAAAAAGCAATTTCAATCTTTGGAGTGACATAGGCATAAACACTGGTATAACCGTTGACCTTTCATCACCAACACTTAACGGTACTCCTTCAATAAGTAAAGATGGAACAACCTATATGGTGCAATGGCCTGCGGCACAGGCAGGCGTCTCCGGAGTAATTGGGTATGAACTGCAGCAACGCGTAGGTACTTCTCCTGTTTGGACAACGGTTTCTACGCTTATGGTGGCCGCACCTTCCCAGTCAGGAGCTAAGAAGGCAGCGGGGGTGAACCAGCAAACAAGTTATGTGCTTACCGGACTGTCGGATGGAACCTATTTCTACCGTGTACGCGCACTCAATGGTGCTAATATATGGTCGGAGTTTACTGCGCCTGTCCGACTAGTTGTGGGCATGGTTTCCAGCGATGTTTTCTCTGCGGTCTCCGCATATCCTAATCCCTTTAATTCAAAGAATGCTAAGGTTACGATAAACTATACGCTTAACAGTGATTCTAATGTAAAAATAAAAATTTATGACTTGTACGGTCACTTTGTCAATGAGCTGAATTACTCAAGCGGAGCAAACGGCGGAATGATGGGCAGCAACGATGCTGTCTGGGATAGTACTGACAAAAACGGTGACAAAGTCAGTATGGGCGGCTACATTGCTATTCTGACTTCTGACTTAAACTGCGCGGGCAATAAGGTAGTTGTGAAAATTGGCGTGGTGCATTAATTTTTGACATTACGCAAAACCAAATGATGTTGAAGTTGTAGTCGCAGAGCTTGCTCTGCCGTCGTTGTCGTGAAAGACGCAAAAACCAAATAATGGCAAAGCAAGTTTTGCTATTGCAAGAATAAAATTATGAACATTAAAAAGTTGTTATCATTATCTATGTTTCTATTAATATTTCTTCAGCTTCCCGCCTATTCGCTTGGCGGCAAGCCCGGAGAGATATTTGAATGGGGTATGGGTGGAAGAGCTCTGGGAATGGGGAAGGCTTTTACAGCAGCGGCGGACGATTCATCAGCTTCTTACTGGAACCCTGCAAACATGCCGCGGCTTAACAGCCAGGAAATATCTATGTCACACAATATGCTGTGGGAAGGGACAGGATACGACTCGTTAAGCTATGTCTATCCGACTCCTTTTAGGAAAGCATTCGGTGTAAACCTGATAAAAGTAGGTAACGACGGTTTTGTCGGGACTGATGAGAATAACATTCCTACTGGTAACTTTAGTGTTTCCGATACAGCAATAAAGTTAGGTTACGGCCAGTTCCTGTCGCGTTCGTTCTCAGTGGGTACTGCTTTTAACTACCTCACTCGTAATGTGGGTGTGTATTCAAGTTCCTTAATGAGCCTTGATTTGGGAGCGACATACTTTCCTGATCCGAGAAAGTCATTTGCGTTGAAGGTAGGCAATATCTTCGGTTTTTCAAGTAATACCGATGATCAATTGCCGTTGAATCTGAGGGTTGGTTACGCGCAGAAGTTTTTCAATGATAAGCTGACTGCGTCCTTTGACTATCAGTTTCCTGATCGGTGGTACAGTGGTTTTGAAGTATCATTAAATCCTCTGTTTTTGCGTTTAGGGCTGAACTACGAAGAGATGAGCACCGGTATAGGATATATTTTTAAGAACAATTACCGGCTTGATTACGCCTTAGCACATAGTGTGGATTTAGGATTGTCGCACCGCATTTCGTTTACTTTCAAATTTGGGAAAGACATTACTTACGAGAGGGAAAAGATTATTGCTGACGCAGTGCTCCATGGCGATCAGCAGGTATCAAATGGAAAGTTTAATAAAGCATTAAGTATCTATGAGAGTGTACTGAGCTTTGAAGACAAACCAGTCGCAAGCAAGAGATCCCAGAATATGAAAGCCTTAATGGAACAGGCAGAGCTAAACGATGTACCTTCTAAGCTATCAGAAAGCGAGAATAAAGCGGCAGATTACGAGTGCAAGGCAGTGTATGATTATATGAACAATATGCTGACAGAGGCGTTGTTAAATATTCAGCAGGCGATAAGTATAAACTCGGACAATCAGACATACAAAGCTATAGAAGCGATACTTAAGAAAGAAGGGGCAGTGATAACAGATGAGGATCTTTCACCTGATACGAAGGTGGCGATGAAATTGCATCGCGCAATAAGTTATTTTCAGGACGGAAAATACGATCTGGCGGCCAAAGAGTGCCAAGAAGTGTTGAGACTTGAACCTGACAATGTTATTGCCCATATGCGCCTTGGCTCAACCTATTATGCAGTAGGCATAAAAGATAAAGCTATAATAGAGTGGCGAAGAGCACTTGAGCTGGACCCGAATAACACTGAGCTTCAGCAATTTATACAACAGGCAGGAGAGAAATAGAGGTTCCAAATTGTTTAAAGCAGGCAAAGAAGTGTCGACACTGATAATAAAATAAAGTGCGCAAAAAGAAAAGAATAAGCAGTGTAAATTTTACTTATTTTATTTATAACATTAGCGTTTTTAGCTTGATATAGTGGTGAATTGATAGCCACAAAAGGCATCAAATATCATTAATAAATGAATAAGGGAAGGGCAAGACAATGATACAAAGAGCAGTGGTAAAAAAGAGGACATGGAAAATAGCAGTAAAAGCAGCAATGTTATTTCTATTTGCCATTGTTATATTATGCCCGAAAGCGCAGGGATACAGTGTTGACGATAAATTAAAACTGGAGCAGTTGTATGCGAAACGAGTGAACGATGTGGTGGAAAATATCGTTGGCAAGGGGAAAGTGATAACATATGTCAATGTGTACCTTCTTGATACCGTACAGACGCAAAAAGTGAAAGAGATATATAATATAAGCTCCCCAAAAGGCAATAAATTGGTTGGGTGGAATGAATCAGGTACGAATAATTTTATCCTCCCAGGTATTCCCACAAAAGGCGGACAAGCGGGTGCTGCTATGGGGGCGAGCAAATACGAAAATACGACGGAGCAGCAGCTTGAATTGCCGCAGACGATGCTGAAGAAGATAAAAGTGACGGTAATCGTAGACGCAAAAGTAGCGGAAAAAGACCTGACAACGATCCCTAACATAGTAACGGAGGTGTTAGAGATGGACATGGCTCGGGGCGACTCAATAATGGTGCAGAAAATGCCATTTCCTCTTCCGCCCGGGATTGTGGAGCAGCTTAAAAATCCAGAAATTCTGATAGATGTGGCGAAGTTTGTCACCACAGCGTTGTTGGTGTTTATAGCACTGCTGTTGTTTTTTGGATTGGGGCGTATGTTCTTGAAGGATTTCTCGAAAATAGCAGAAGCGTTTCACATAAGAATGGATGAAAAAATAAGGCATGAACAGATGGAAGAAGGGCGTCTGTCCTTTAATTCAGAGCTTGCAGAAGGGTCTGGGCAGGGACGGAAAATGATAAGTGGTGCGACATCGCCAATAGAGCGTAATGGACAAGATCAGTTTGATTTTGTGAACGAGGCGAATATTGATAGATTGTCTTACCTTTTAAAAGATGAAGATCCACAGAAGATAGCGATA is a window of Endomicrobiales bacterium DNA encoding:
- a CDS encoding PorV/PorQ family protein, which produces MNIKKLLSLSMFLLIFLQLPAYSLGGKPGEIFEWGMGGRALGMGKAFTAAADDSSASYWNPANMPRLNSQEISMSHNMLWEGTGYDSLSYVYPTPFRKAFGVNLIKVGNDGFVGTDENNIPTGNFSVSDTAIKLGYGQFLSRSFSVGTAFNYLTRNVGVYSSSLMSLDLGATYFPDPRKSFALKVGNIFGFSSNTDDQLPLNLRVGYAQKFFNDKLTASFDYQFPDRWYSGFEVSLNPLFLRLGLNYEEMSTGIGYIFKNNYRLDYALAHSVDLGLSHRISFTFKFGKDITYEREKIIADAVLHGDQQVSNGKFNKALSIYESVLSFEDKPVASKRSQNMKALMEQAELNDVPSKLSESENKAADYECKAVYDYMNNMLTEALLNIQQAISINSDNQTYKAIEAILKKEGAVITDEDLSPDTKVAMKLHRAISYFQDGKYDLAAKECQEVLRLEPDNVIAHMRLGSTYYAVGIKDKAIIEWRRALELDPNNTELQQFIQQAGEK